The following are encoded in a window of Primulina eburnea isolate SZY01 chromosome 4, ASM2296580v1, whole genome shotgun sequence genomic DNA:
- the LOC140830106 gene encoding uncharacterized protein, with protein sequence MRKREIQDQVELRHYLDLDEMVQMAIKVEQQLKRRGVGRTTQTGNTSTPWRSNVVKREESKAVVKPKVDIKQEAPKQGVQGKPETPINRSRDIKCFRCQGVGHIASQCPNKRVMVLNNYGEYESHSEGDDGEDEDEMPALEDPDEGYEAVVGEALVTRRIMSAQVKEEETNQRENLFHTRCFVSGKVCNIIIDGGSCTNVASLEMVEKLNLPTLKYPQPYKLQWLNDCAEVKVNKQVMVAFSIGKYIDEEFDDIFPEELPQGIPPLRGIEHQIDFVPGSAFPNRPAYRSNPEETKELQRQNEGRQAKSRTQPHGLYTPLPVPSEPWVDISMDFVLGLPRTKKGRDSIFVVVDRFSKMAHFIACHKTDDASNIADLFFKEVVRLHGMPRTIVSDRDVKFLSYFWKTLWAKLGTKLMFSTTCHPQTDGQTEVVNRTLGTLLRAIIKKNLKNWEDCLPFVEFAYNRCVHSTTNYSPFEIVYGFNPLTPLDLMSLPVSDRLNMDGQKKAEFVRSLHEKVKDNIEKKNLQYTKQANKGRKKMVFEKGDWVWLHLRKERFPEKRRSKLLPRGDGPFQVIERINDNAYKLDLPGEYNVSSTFNVSDLSLFDVGDDQDLRTNPFQEGENDANVVDQAPKKAWESLELPEGPITRGRSKKFKDALQGLMMSYQGSPTSWMSKLEEVGNHGNDIGGLWNLIQGQLPQQDCTRAMLYIAPAFHNDQSEENCRSNTAPAV encoded by the exons atgaggaagag ggaaattcaaGACCAAGTGGAGCTTAGACATTACTTGGATCTAGATGAAATGGTGCAGATGGCGATtaaagtggagcaacaactcaagaggagaGGAGTGGGTCGTACCACACAAACTGGGAATACATCAACACCTTGGCGTTCCAACGTTGTTAAACGTGAAGAAAGCAAAGCAGTGGTCAAGCCCAAAGTTGACATTAAACAGGAggcgcctaagcaaggagtgcaaggtaaacCTGAAACTCCTATTAATCGTTCTAGAGatattaaatgttttaggtgtcaaggagtTGGACATATTGCTAGTCAATGTCCCAATAAAAGGGTGATGGTGTTGAATAATTATGGGGAGTATGAATCTCATAGTGAGGGAGATGATGGAGAGGATGAAGATGAGATGCCTGCattagaggatcctgatgagggatatgaAGCAGTTGTGGGAGAAGCattagtgactaggcgtatcatgagtgcccaagtcaaagaaGAGGAGACGAATCAGAGGgaaaacttgttccatactagatGTTTTGTCAGTGGCAAAGTTTGCAACATTATTATAGATGGAGGAAGTTGTACCAATGTTGCTAGTCTTGAAATGGTTGAAAAATTGAATTTACCTACTTTGAAATATCCTCAACCATATAAGTTACAGTGGTTGAATGACTGTGCTGAAGTGAAAGTGAACAAACAAGTTATGGTTGCATTTTCGATTGGGAAGTATATtgatgag GAgtttgatgatatatttccggaggagctaccccAAGGaataccaccattgagggggattgagcatCAAATTGATTTTGTACCCGGAAGTGCATTTCCaaatcgtccagcttataggagcaatccggaggaaaCTAAGGAGTTGCaacggcag aatgagggaag acaagctaagtctagaacacaaccacatggcttgtatacaccacttcccgtccctagtgaaccttgggttgatatttctatggactttgttttggggttgcctaggacaaagaaggggagggattcaatatttgttgttgttgacagattctctaaaatggcacattttattgcttgtcacaaaactgatgatgcatccaacattgcagatttgttctttaaggaagtcgttaggttgcatggtatgcctaggacaattgtgtctgatcgtgatgttaaattcttaagttacttttggaaaaccttgtgggctaaacttggcacgaaactgatgttttctactacatgtcatcctcaaacggatggacaaactgaagttgttaaccgaactctaggaacacttttgcgtgctatcattaagaagaacttaaagaattgggaggaTTGTttaccatttgttgagtttgcttataatcgttgcgtgcattctactacaaattattcaccatttgaaattgtatatggttttaatcctttgactccattggatttgatgtctttacctgtgagtgacaGGTTGAACATGGATGGCCAGAAGAAAGCTGAATTCGTTAGAAGTTTGCATGAGAAGGTCAAGGATAACATCGAGAAGAAGAATTTACAATACACGAAGCAAGCCAACAAGGGAAGGAAAAAGATGGTTTTTGAAAAGGGAGATTGGGTGTGGTTGCACTTAAGGAAGGAAAGATTTCCAGAGAAGCGACGTTCAAAGCTTTTACCTAGgggtgatggaccatttcaagtaATTGAAAGGATCAACGACAATGCATATAAACTTGATCTGCCAGGTGAGTACAATGtcagttctacttttaatgttagtgatctttcgttgtttgatgtaggagatgatcaagatttgaggacaaatccttttcaagaaggggagaatgatgcaaacgtggttgatcaagcaccaaagaaagcatgggagtcgttggagttgcccgaaggacctataacgaggggacgaagcaagaagtttaaagatgcacttcaaggactcatgatgagctatcaaggaagtcctacaagttggatgtctaaattagaggaggttgggaatcatggaaatgatattggaggtctttggaATTTAATTCAAGGTCAATTGCCGCAgcaggactgcacccgcgctaTGTTATACATTGCACCCGCGTTCCATAATGATCAAAGTGAAGAAAATTGCCGAagcaataccgcacccgcggtctaa